One genomic region from Streptomyces sp. NBC_00582 encodes:
- a CDS encoding S1 family peptidase → MRKPLVAALTALAIAGIGAAPAVAAPAAKADTKAAAQTETRAAAPTLQAVTLAGTVALSNCSGSVIRFPNSLDTDPALVLSNGHCLTSGFLDPGEVLTNQTSTRTFGLLNSSGTRVATLRASKLAYATMTDTDVSIYQLTSTYATIKNSYGISALTVQNTHPTAGTAITVASGYWKTLYSCNIDGFVYRLKEGDWTWKDSLRYTSACQTIGGTSGSPVIDQSTGKVVAVNNTGNEDGESCTVNNPCEVSESGAVTVREGINYAQEIYQIPACFTTGNQLNLSASACVLPKP, encoded by the coding sequence ATGAGAAAGCCTCTCGTCGCCGCGCTCACCGCCCTGGCCATCGCCGGGATCGGAGCGGCACCGGCCGTCGCGGCACCCGCCGCCAAGGCGGACACCAAGGCCGCGGCCCAGACGGAGACCCGGGCCGCCGCGCCCACGCTGCAGGCCGTCACCCTCGCCGGGACCGTCGCGCTCAGCAACTGTTCGGGATCGGTCATCCGCTTCCCCAACTCCCTGGACACCGACCCCGCGCTGGTGCTCTCCAACGGCCACTGCCTGACGTCCGGGTTCCTGGACCCGGGTGAGGTCCTCACCAACCAGACCTCCACGCGGACCTTCGGGCTGCTCAACTCCTCCGGCACCCGGGTCGCGACCCTGCGGGCCAGCAAGCTCGCCTACGCGACGATGACCGACACGGACGTGTCGATCTACCAGCTCACCAGCACCTACGCGACGATCAAGAACTCGTACGGGATCTCCGCGCTGACCGTGCAGAACACGCACCCGACGGCCGGTACCGCCATCACCGTGGCCTCCGGCTACTGGAAGACGCTCTACAGCTGCAACATCGACGGGTTCGTCTACCGCCTGAAGGAGGGCGACTGGACCTGGAAGGACTCCCTCCGTTACACCTCGGCCTGCCAGACCATCGGCGGCACCTCCGGTTCGCCGGTGATCGACCAGTCCACCGGCAAGGTCGTCGCCGTCAACAACACCGGCAACGAGGACGGGGAGAGCTGCACGGTGAACAACCCGTGCGAGGTGAGTGAGAGCGGTGCGGTGACGGTGCGCGAGGGCATCAACTACGCGCAGGAGATCTATCAGATTCCGGCCTGCTTCACTACGGGGAACCAGCTCAACCTGAGTGCGAGTGCGTGCGTCTTGCCCAAGCCGTAA
- a CDS encoding alpha/beta hydrolase family protein: MSTSPHPAPTPVLSVGPVTLSTPDRPVDLHLRVSAPMTGDDLPVVLLSHGQGHSNHLSSLNGYAPLVHHWAARGFAVIQPTHLSSRTLTLAPDTPGAPLFWRSRAEDMSLILDRFDEIEAAVPQLAGRLDREKIAVAGHSMGGHTASLLLGARLTDPDDGTEVDLTEPRVSAGVLLASVGRGGDALTPFVQENWPFFLTTDFSKMTTPTLVVAGDRDDSAHLTVTGPVWHADPYTLSPGRKSLLTLVGGEHGLGGVSGYDVAETTDESPERVALVSELTSAYLRSELYPGDPAWRTACETLAATQEPLARVESK, encoded by the coding sequence ATGAGCACATCGCCCCACCCCGCGCCCACGCCGGTCCTCTCGGTCGGCCCGGTGACCCTGTCCACCCCGGACCGGCCCGTGGATCTGCATCTGCGCGTCTCGGCACCCATGACCGGGGACGATCTCCCGGTCGTCCTCCTCTCGCACGGCCAGGGCCACTCGAACCACCTCTCCTCGCTGAACGGCTACGCCCCGCTGGTCCACCACTGGGCGGCGCGCGGCTTCGCGGTGATCCAGCCCACGCACCTCAGCTCCCGGACCCTGACCCTGGCCCCCGACACCCCCGGCGCGCCTCTGTTCTGGCGTTCACGGGCCGAGGACATGAGCCTGATCCTCGACCGGTTCGACGAGATCGAGGCCGCCGTACCGCAGCTCGCGGGGCGCCTGGACCGGGAGAAGATCGCCGTGGCCGGGCACTCGATGGGCGGGCACACCGCGAGCCTGCTGCTGGGCGCCCGACTCACCGACCCGGACGACGGGACGGAGGTGGACCTGACCGAGCCCCGCGTCAGCGCGGGCGTCCTGCTGGCGTCGGTCGGCCGGGGCGGCGACGCCCTCACCCCGTTCGTGCAGGAGAACTGGCCCTTCTTCCTGACCACCGACTTCTCGAAGATGACGACGCCGACGCTGGTGGTCGCCGGCGACCGGGACGACTCCGCGCATCTGACGGTCACGGGCCCGGTCTGGCACGCCGACCCGTACACGCTCTCCCCCGGCCGCAAGTCCCTGCTCACCCTGGTCGGCGGGGAGCACGGCCTCGGCGGGGTCTCCGGCTACGACGTCGCCGAGACCACGGACGAGAGCCCCGAGCGGGTGGCCCTGGTCTCCGAGCTCACCTCGGCCTATCTCCGCAGCGAGCTGTACCCGGGAGACCCGGCCTGGCGAACGGCGTGCGAGACCCTGGCGGCCACCCAGGAACCACTCGCCCGCGTGGAATCGAAGTAG